From one Peptoniphilaceae bacterium AMB_02 genomic stretch:
- a CDS encoding ABC transporter ATP-binding protein, protein MIKILKKLNKTELFMGFFALVFIVAQVWLDLKLPDYMSEITRLTQTPGSEMSQIWIAGIKMLICALGSFISAVTVGYLASKIAASFSARLRSMLFSKVDSFSMEEINLFSTSSLITRSTNDVTQIQMIITIGLQLMIKSPIMVVWAISKIAGKGFEWTVATGLVVLVMITVIATVMYFVYPKFRIMQSLTDNINRVMRENLSGLPVVRAYNAEVYQENKFEIANNELTDTQLYTSRAMAIMMPVITTMMSALSLIIYWIGAVLINSAQMMDKLNIFSNMVVFSSYAMQVIVSFMMLVMVFILAPRASVSAKRINEVLETKARIKSGDVLEGLPGYEGEVVFKDVSFKYPDASDYVLHNISFTANRGETIAFIGSTGSGKSSIINLIPRFFDATEGEIFINGVEIKEYDLDALRRMIGYVPQKSFMFMGTVESNVNFGDKSLDNTMEDVKKAISIAQAQDFVENMGNEYNSEITQGGTNLSGGQKQRLSIARAIARKPMFYIFDDSFSALDYRTDRILRSTLKRETSGVTTFIVAQRIGTIMDADKILVVDKGEIVGIGKHYELLERCEVYREIALSQLSEEELSA, encoded by the coding sequence ATGATAAAAATATTGAAAAAATTAAATAAAACTGAGCTTTTCATGGGCTTTTTTGCGCTTGTTTTTATCGTTGCACAGGTTTGGCTCGATTTAAAACTTCCGGATTATATGTCTGAGATAACAAGACTTACTCAAACTCCAGGCAGTGAAATGTCTCAGATTTGGATTGCCGGTATAAAAATGCTTATTTGTGCATTGGGAAGTTTTATATCTGCAGTAACAGTTGGGTATTTGGCCTCGAAAATTGCAGCTTCATTCTCGGCAAGGCTCAGGAGTATGCTGTTTTCCAAAGTTGATTCTTTCTCTATGGAGGAAATCAATTTGTTTTCAACTTCCAGTCTGATTACTAGATCTACAAATGATGTAACTCAGATCCAGATGATTATTACTATAGGACTTCAGCTTATGATTAAGTCTCCTATTATGGTCGTATGGGCAATTAGTAAAATTGCTGGTAAAGGCTTTGAATGGACTGTAGCGACCGGATTGGTAGTACTTGTGATGATAACGGTGATAGCAACTGTCATGTATTTCGTGTATCCTAAGTTTAGGATCATGCAGAGCTTAACTGATAATATAAATCGCGTCATGAGAGAAAACTTAAGCGGCCTGCCTGTTGTAAGAGCTTATAATGCCGAAGTATATCAAGAAAATAAATTTGAGATAGCAAATAATGAACTGACCGATACTCAGCTTTACACCAGCAGGGCAATGGCTATAATGATGCCTGTAATCACAACTATGATGAGTGCACTATCCCTTATTATCTACTGGATAGGAGCTGTTTTAATCAATAGTGCTCAAATGATGGATAAATTAAATATTTTCTCAAATATGGTAGTTTTTTCATCCTATGCAATGCAGGTCATTGTTTCCTTTATGATGCTTGTAATGGTATTTATACTTGCACCTAGAGCATCGGTATCTGCTAAGAGAATTAACGAAGTTTTGGAAACGAAAGCTAGAATAAAATCGGGAGATGTCTTGGAAGGATTACCGGGTTACGAGGGAGAAGTGGTATTTAAAGATGTATCTTTTAAATATCCGGATGCTTCCGATTATGTACTTCACAATATAAGTTTTACTGCAAATAGGGGAGAAACCATAGCTTTTATAGGGTCAACTGGCAGTGGAAAGAGTTCAATTATCAATCTGATTCCAAGGTTTTTTGACGCTACCGAAGGTGAGATATTTATAAATGGTGTCGAGATAAAGGAATATGATTTAGATGCACTAAGAAGAATGATAGGTTATGTACCTCAAAAGAGTTTTATGTTTATGGGGACAGTAGAATCCAATGTAAATTTTGGTGACAAATCCTTAGACAATACCATGGAAGATGTAAAAAAAGCCATAAGTATAGCGCAAGCTCAGGACTTTGTAGAAAACATGGGTAATGAGTATAATTCGGAAATCACTCAAGGCGGTACCAATCTATCAGGTGGTCAAAAACAAAGACTTTCTATTGCCAGAGCCATAGCCAGAAAACCTATGTTCTATATCTTTGACGACAGTTTTTCTGCTCTTGACTATAGAACTGACAGGATTCTCCGAAGTACTTTGAAAAGAGAAACTTCAGGGGTTACTACATTTATAGTGGCTCAGAGAATCGGCACGATTATGGATGCAGATAAAATACTGGTGGTAGATAAAGGTGAAATTGTAGGAATAGGAAAGCATTATGAACTACTTGAGAGATGTGAAGTGTACAGAGAAATCGCATTGTCTCAATTGAGTGAGGAGGAGTTGTCCGCATGA
- a CDS encoding MarR family transcriptional regulator, translating into MDYEILARELLEYMQRLYKSKPQKKITDAMHGEKSIMACLAFSKDEKISPGDLSEELNISSARVAAALNGLEDKGFIKRSIDPSDRRKILIEMTEKGKKETKKHMDTMIKKTAENLKELGEKDASEYVRILGRLSEIMSRRNSEDME; encoded by the coding sequence ATGGATTACGAAATTTTGGCAAGAGAACTCTTAGAATATATGCAAAGGCTATATAAATCAAAGCCACAAAAGAAGATTACTGATGCTATGCATGGAGAGAAGAGCATTATGGCCTGTTTAGCTTTTAGTAAGGATGAGAAAATAAGCCCCGGTGATTTATCCGAGGAACTTAATATCAGTTCTGCAAGAGTAGCTGCAGCACTTAATGGACTTGAAGACAAGGGTTTTATTAAAAGGAGTATAGATCCTTCTGATCGAAGAAAGATTCTTATAGAGATGACGGAAAAAGGGAAGAAAGAAACAAAAAAACATATGGATACGATGATTAAAAAGACTGCAGAAAATCTAAAAGAACTTGGAGAAAAGGATGCAAGTGAATATGTGAGAATCCTCGGACGATTATCGGAAATTATGAGTAGAAGGAATAGTGAAGATATGGAATAG
- a CDS encoding MBL fold metallo-hydrolase, which produces MSIINFFAHNIKPRKLEGTGMLNPANTSVISENVSCIRQWDVNIWFYTKNGTTIAFDSGYETFPDLEGEFVKIGVDPKLIKTVLITHADMDHAGGISDKGTRIFPNACVYIHENEEDMLLGKEERFVFGPLRIKNPIVYSGRYCCLKDGETIYIEGIKIEVFYVPGHTPGHASYLVDDKVLITGDSLAINKNGGYAFFDFFNMNSKQLRQSLVEFKNRIKEVDVNLVCTGHSGYTRDFKSIFNHIDEHGIGTKRAPFDDRAPQNAFK; this is translated from the coding sequence ATGAGCATAATTAATTTTTTTGCACATAATATAAAACCCAGAAAGCTGGAGGGGACGGGTATGCTCAACCCTGCAAATACTTCGGTTATATCGGAGAATGTAAGCTGCATAAGACAATGGGATGTCAATATATGGTTCTATACTAAAAATGGTACTACCATAGCCTTTGATTCAGGATACGAAACTTTCCCTGATTTGGAAGGGGAGTTTGTGAAAATAGGTGTTGATCCTAAATTAATAAAAACGGTCTTAATAACCCATGCAGATATGGATCATGCCGGAGGAATCAGCGATAAAGGTACAAGAATTTTTCCGAATGCATGTGTATATATACACGAAAACGAAGAGGATATGCTACTTGGAAAAGAGGAGAGATTCGTGTTTGGACCACTGAGGATAAAAAACCCAATTGTATATAGCGGAAGGTACTGCTGCTTAAAAGATGGTGAGACTATCTATATAGAGGGGATTAAAATTGAAGTGTTCTATGTTCCGGGACATACACCTGGACATGCTAGCTACTTGGTAGACGACAAGGTTTTAATTACCGGTGACTCTCTTGCCATAAATAAAAATGGAGGATATGCATTTTTTGATTTCTTTAATATGAATTCAAAACAGTTAAGGCAATCACTTGTTGAGTTTAAAAACAGGATAAAAGAAGTGGATGTAAATCTCGTATGCACGGGGCACAGTGGTTACACGCGTGATTTTAAAAGTATATTCAATCATATAGATGAGCATGGAATCGGAACCAAAAGAGCGCCTTTTGACGATAGGGCACCTCAAAATGCTTTCAAATAA